The following are encoded in a window of Roseimaritima ulvae genomic DNA:
- a CDS encoding hybrid sensor histidine kinase/response regulator, translating into MNVTPADPSQRRHLRTIAGARRLLGLAAAVGLCLATSLVAVAAPAASIETERLCGQASCPPVSDFAIEDGSTFFAKLLDTEDFPARWYCGNWSADLGWLHILSDLAIFGAYFAIPVVIFYFLLNKPDLPFTKAIWLFAAFILSCGIGHLIEAGIFWWPAYRLSGLVKAVTAIVSWATVIAMIRLAPAALKLPSAAMLAKQLQASQDRLNFAIHSADIGIWDWDLKTDKLTFDETVHRIFDIDRDTKVDYSLVIQRIHPDDREQVQQLVADSLKTGCDYDTKYRCIQRDGSVRYVRATGRVTIGNDGKPQHFIGVCFDYTKHQRLDEAIVESERNFRSTFENVAQGLAVVGLDGRWLRVNQGLCDIVEYSEAELLDSCLQAITHVDDLERCQQNMANLLSGACESFTTEKRCIRKDGSVTWTNLTASLVRDAQGQAKQFIVVIEDIQSRKDADLELRKQRAQFESFLKSDIVGIAICRSDGTVEQANDEILRILGFSRTELEQENLNLRELTPPEYKALDAQNYQDITRDGSVKPFEKEFYRSDRSRIPVVKGITQIEGQDDHFLCFVLDASSQKETETQLIAAKQIAEQSNQAKSEFLAVMSHELRTPLNGVLGMTELLADTPLNSRQQRYLDACQSSGKCLLTLIDDILDFSKIEAGRLELDEHPFALLELLESVLSSMQLRADEKDIELLYQLEHSSNLQLQGDSHRLRQVLMNLLANALKFTEQGEVCLRATPDRLTKTQATIRFTVSDTGIGIPQDRLHRLFQSFSQVDSSTTRKYGGSGLGLSISKGIVDAMGGSMGVESESGVGSQFWFTVTFQRTDQTEPGRKLLADKLDDLNVLVVEHDDALRRTLVSMLQGWKIRCVAQADSYAVEHVMHHAQRGGRPFDFAIIAHDLPGDDGLQLAQRIRTLPELNNTQLILTMSLDSELSPEHVIFEQCLQTPLSQSRLLQALSPPTGGAPSPSQLPELDEQTIAITQQAKSPELRILLADDHPINQLFAGEILAKADLDFDTANDGREVLEAVRKTVYDVIVMDCQMPDVDGFEATLQIRALEASGQLPGRRAIIALTANAIRGDQERCLAAGMDDYIAKPFHPTELLAAIQRQRLQCDAKSELEHGLVFDEPEAGRGATGKSTGEHESESEPDQQSEQEGQAEKQYEDSTRPIDTRILMERCMGDVAFAENLLQSFASDGPQRLKLIARHTRDNDPQAVGEVAHALKGLAGIMTAGELQELADQVESAGKSGDIDAVRDLLSELTACMDQCIAYVPQATQESRRSHAAGGLV; encoded by the coding sequence GTGAACGTTACCCCCGCCGATCCAAGCCAGCGTCGACACCTGAGGACGATAGCTGGCGCACGCCGTTTGCTAGGCTTGGCCGCAGCGGTTGGGCTGTGTTTGGCGACTTCGCTGGTCGCGGTCGCAGCTCCCGCTGCCTCGATCGAAACGGAGCGTCTGTGCGGGCAGGCGTCGTGTCCGCCTGTGTCGGATTTCGCCATCGAAGACGGGTCCACCTTCTTCGCCAAGTTGCTGGACACTGAAGATTTTCCCGCGCGGTGGTATTGCGGCAATTGGTCGGCGGACTTGGGCTGGCTGCATATCCTTTCCGACCTGGCTATTTTTGGTGCCTACTTCGCCATCCCGGTGGTGATCTTTTACTTTTTGCTCAACAAGCCCGATCTGCCGTTCACCAAGGCGATTTGGCTGTTCGCGGCGTTTATCCTGTCTTGCGGAATTGGGCATTTGATCGAAGCCGGAATTTTTTGGTGGCCCGCGTATCGACTGTCAGGGCTGGTGAAGGCGGTTACCGCGATCGTCTCCTGGGCCACGGTCATCGCCATGATTCGGCTGGCGCCGGCGGCCTTAAAATTGCCTTCGGCAGCCATGCTGGCGAAACAATTGCAAGCCAGTCAGGACCGATTGAATTTTGCCATCCACTCGGCGGACATCGGGATTTGGGACTGGGACCTGAAAACGGACAAGCTGACGTTTGACGAGACGGTTCACCGGATTTTCGATATCGATCGCGATACCAAAGTCGATTACTCGTTGGTGATCCAACGGATCCATCCCGACGACCGCGAGCAGGTGCAACAGTTGGTCGCCGATAGTTTGAAAACCGGCTGTGACTATGACACCAAGTACCGCTGCATCCAACGTGACGGCTCGGTGCGGTATGTCCGCGCCACCGGCAGGGTCACGATAGGCAACGACGGCAAACCGCAGCACTTCATCGGCGTCTGTTTTGACTACACCAAACATCAGCGACTTGACGAAGCGATTGTCGAAAGCGAACGCAACTTCCGCAGCACCTTCGAAAACGTGGCCCAGGGTCTTGCGGTGGTGGGCTTGGATGGCCGCTGGCTGCGAGTCAATCAGGGTCTGTGCGACATCGTGGAATACAGCGAAGCGGAACTGCTCGACTCCTGTCTTCAGGCCATCACCCATGTCGACGATCTGGAGCGGTGCCAACAGAACATGGCGAATTTGCTGAGCGGTGCCTGTGAATCCTTCACCACCGAGAAACGCTGCATTCGCAAAGACGGCTCGGTGACCTGGACCAACCTGACCGCCTCGTTGGTTCGCGACGCCCAAGGCCAAGCCAAACAGTTCATTGTTGTGATTGAGGATATCCAGAGCCGCAAAGACGCCGACTTGGAACTGCGGAAGCAACGCGCCCAATTCGAGAGTTTTTTGAAATCCGACATCGTGGGGATCGCGATCTGCCGCAGCGATGGAACCGTCGAACAAGCCAACGACGAAATTTTGCGGATCCTTGGTTTCTCGCGAACCGAACTCGAGCAGGAAAATTTGAATCTGCGCGAATTGACACCGCCGGAGTATAAGGCGTTGGACGCGCAGAACTATCAGGACATCACTCGCGATGGTTCCGTCAAACCTTTTGAGAAAGAGTTCTACCGCAGTGATCGATCGCGGATTCCCGTGGTCAAGGGAATCACCCAAATCGAAGGCCAAGACGACCATTTCCTGTGCTTCGTGCTCGACGCCTCCTCGCAAAAAGAAACCGAGACGCAACTGATCGCCGCGAAGCAAATCGCCGAACAATCCAACCAGGCGAAGAGTGAATTCCTGGCGGTCATGAGCCATGAACTGCGGACTCCGTTAAACGGCGTGTTGGGGATGACCGAACTGTTAGCCGACACCCCGCTAAACAGTCGACAACAACGCTATTTGGACGCTTGCCAATCGAGCGGCAAGTGCCTGTTGACGTTGATCGACGACATCCTCGATTTCTCTAAAATCGAAGCCGGACGCCTGGAACTGGACGAACACCCATTCGCCCTGCTGGAATTGCTCGAAAGCGTGCTCTCGAGCATGCAACTTCGCGCGGACGAAAAAGACATCGAACTGCTCTACCAACTGGAACACAGCTCCAATTTGCAACTTCAAGGTGACAGCCATCGGCTTCGCCAAGTGCTGATGAACTTGCTGGCCAACGCGCTGAAGTTCACCGAACAAGGCGAGGTCTGTCTGCGAGCGACTCCGGACCGACTGACCAAGACACAAGCCACGATCCGGTTTACGGTTTCCGATACCGGTATCGGCATTCCTCAGGATCGCTTGCATCGACTGTTCCAATCGTTCTCCCAAGTCGACAGTTCGACCACTCGCAAATACGGTGGCTCGGGGCTGGGACTTTCCATCAGCAAAGGCATCGTCGACGCGATGGGCGGTTCGATGGGGGTCGAAAGCGAATCGGGGGTGGGCTCCCAGTTTTGGTTTACGGTGACCTTCCAGCGAACGGACCAAACCGAGCCCGGCAGAAAATTATTGGCCGACAAGCTGGACGATCTTAACGTCTTAGTTGTCGAGCACGACGATGCGCTTCGCCGCACGTTGGTGAGCATGCTGCAAGGCTGGAAGATCCGCTGCGTTGCTCAAGCCGACTCCTATGCGGTGGAACACGTAATGCACCACGCTCAACGGGGCGGCAGGCCGTTCGACTTCGCCATCATCGCTCACGACCTGCCCGGCGACGATGGGTTGCAACTGGCCCAACGCATCAGAACCCTGCCCGAACTGAACAATACGCAATTGATTTTGACCATGTCCTTGGATTCTGAATTGTCGCCAGAGCATGTAATTTTCGAGCAATGCCTGCAGACCCCGCTCAGCCAATCACGGCTGCTGCAGGCACTCAGCCCACCGACTGGCGGCGCCCCCAGTCCGTCGCAACTGCCGGAACTTGACGAACAAACGATCGCAATAACTCAACAGGCCAAATCTCCGGAACTCCGCATCCTGTTGGCCGACGACCATCCCATCAACCAATTGTTTGCCGGCGAAATCCTGGCTAAGGCTGACTTGGATTTTGACACCGCCAATGACGGCCGCGAAGTGCTCGAAGCCGTCCGGAAGACAGTTTACGATGTAATCGTGATGGATTGCCAGATGCCCGACGTGGACGGCTTCGAAGCCACTCTACAGATCCGCGCCTTGGAAGCCAGCGGCCAACTGCCGGGGCGTCGAGCAATTATCGCTCTGACGGCCAATGCCATTCGGGGTGACCAGGAACGCTGCCTGGCCGCCGGTATGGATGACTACATCGCCAAACCCTTCCACCCCACCGAACTACTTGCCGCGATCCAGCGTCAGCGATTGCAGTGCGACGCCAAAAGCGAGCTCGAACACGGGCTGGTCTTTGACGAACCGGAGGCGGGACGCGGGGCGACGGGTAAATCGACTGGTGAACACGAGTCCGAGTCCGAGCCCGACCAGCAGAGCGAGCAAGAGGGCCAGGCCGAGAAGCAGTACGAGGATAGTACGCGACCGATCGATACACGGATTCTGATGGAACGTTGCATGGGCGACGTAGCGTTTGCGGAAAACCTGTTGCAGTCCTTTGCCAGCGATGGCCCGCAGCGGCTGAAACTTATTGCCCGACACACCCGGGACAACGATCCTCAAGCCGTGGGCGAAGTCGCTCACGCCCTCAAAGGACTTGCCGGGATCATGACCGCCGGCGAACTGCAGGAACTGGCAGACCAAGTTGAGTCGGCGGGGAAATCAGGCGATATCGATGCCGTCCGCGACTTGCTGAGCGAGCTGACCGCTTGTATGGACCAGTGCATCGCGTACGTTCCGCAAGCCACTCAGGAGTCTCGCCGCTCGCACGCCGCTGGCGGGCTGGTTTAG
- a CDS encoding S8 family serine peptidase, with protein MANKLRPEIDSFLFHLVGDEDSVAAKEADLQARQQRDLTSRETVDLRYLEPPDDEPLREILYNVTPRDIDVDRVRRIIEDAQREEDVERAEAVEPTPNYQRGIPVLIEARPGWSGEGVAGFRRGTSLGNFVTGHAHVAAIRALSTDPDVIRLEISRDAGHSDLNESVSAVRGDRVHTATHPEKGANAIVGVIDSGLDVLHECFLDEQGNTRIIALWDQTDPSQSGPPGDDGQPMYGKLYKQSDIERIVSNGVEPPELGRDGEGHGTHVTSIAAGRKVGAFAGGLAPEAKLLFVKPKLDTPLGDPNSIGYSVAHVDALSFMDQTATNEGLPLVVNLSLGMNAGAHDGTSTLEAAFDRFTGGGRLPGRVLVKSAGNAAENRLHARFQVGTEQVVHLQWKSRSMRRKADLIEVWFHSADDLHFSLIAPGNSGTTPKIHHDLGAAAINGQFTSRNEYSMTLDRFHRDNGDARLSIRITRGDARRIEIGTWSLRVQAKAVLSSGNVDAWIERDDKRPIGFENHVSTDGTLSIPGTANTVISVAALDRKMEGQVMMFSSRGSTRDGRQRPDIGAPGNKIEAAQSTTASGVVSKQGTSMAAPHVAGAIALLLSKLEGSNPGVWLNANQIRAALSQSSRGFNGHWNSARGWGMLDTDSLLSLFDD; from the coding sequence ATGGCCAATAAATTGCGCCCCGAAATCGATTCATTTCTGTTTCACCTGGTCGGCGATGAGGATTCGGTGGCCGCCAAAGAGGCCGACCTCCAAGCTCGCCAGCAACGGGATCTGACGAGCCGGGAAACGGTCGACCTGCGGTATTTGGAACCGCCCGACGACGAGCCGCTTCGTGAAATTCTGTACAACGTGACGCCGCGCGATATCGATGTCGATCGAGTCCGCCGGATCATCGAGGACGCCCAGCGGGAGGAGGACGTCGAGCGGGCCGAAGCTGTCGAACCGACGCCCAACTACCAGCGGGGCATTCCCGTGCTGATCGAAGCTCGACCCGGATGGAGCGGCGAGGGCGTCGCTGGTTTTCGCCGTGGGACAAGCTTGGGAAACTTTGTCACCGGCCACGCCCACGTCGCCGCGATCCGGGCGTTGAGCACCGACCCCGACGTGATTCGGCTGGAAATCAGCCGCGACGCCGGACACTCCGACTTAAATGAATCCGTTTCGGCCGTGCGTGGCGATCGGGTGCACACCGCGACGCACCCAGAGAAAGGCGCCAACGCGATCGTGGGCGTGATCGACAGTGGGCTGGACGTGCTGCACGAATGTTTTCTCGATGAGCAGGGCAACACCCGCATCATCGCCCTCTGGGATCAAACCGATCCCAGCCAGTCAGGGCCGCCGGGAGATGACGGCCAGCCGATGTACGGAAAACTGTACAAGCAGTCCGACATCGAGCGGATCGTTAGCAATGGGGTCGAGCCGCCGGAACTGGGGCGGGACGGGGAAGGGCATGGTACCCATGTGACCAGTATCGCCGCCGGCAGGAAAGTTGGCGCGTTCGCCGGTGGTCTGGCGCCGGAGGCCAAACTCCTCTTCGTCAAACCCAAGCTTGATACACCGCTGGGCGATCCCAACAGCATCGGCTATTCGGTAGCCCACGTGGACGCTTTGTCATTCATGGACCAGACCGCGACGAACGAGGGCTTGCCGCTGGTCGTGAATCTCAGCTTGGGCATGAACGCCGGCGCACACGATGGTACCTCGACCCTGGAAGCCGCCTTCGACCGGTTTACCGGCGGAGGCCGATTGCCGGGACGCGTCCTGGTCAAGTCGGCCGGCAATGCCGCCGAAAACCGGCTGCACGCTCGCTTTCAAGTGGGCACCGAGCAGGTCGTGCACCTGCAATGGAAAAGCCGCTCGATGCGACGCAAAGCCGATCTGATCGAGGTCTGGTTCCATTCGGCCGATGATCTGCATTTTTCGCTCATCGCTCCCGGCAACTCCGGCACCACGCCGAAGATCCACCATGATCTCGGTGCGGCGGCTATCAATGGTCAATTCACCAGTCGCAACGAATACAGCATGACGCTGGATCGTTTCCATCGCGACAACGGCGACGCTCGGTTGTCGATTCGTATTACGCGAGGCGACGCTCGCCGCATTGAAATCGGGACTTGGTCGTTGCGGGTGCAAGCCAAGGCGGTGTTGTCCAGCGGCAACGTGGACGCGTGGATCGAACGTGATGACAAGCGTCCGATCGGGTTCGAAAACCACGTCTCCACCGACGGCACGCTCAGTATTCCCGGCACGGCCAACACGGTGATCTCCGTCGCTGCACTGGACCGCAAAATGGAAGGCCAGGTGATGATGTTTTCCTCGCGCGGCAGTACGCGGGACGGTCGGCAGCGGCCCGACATCGGCGCTCCGGGAAACAAGATCGAGGCCGCCCAGAGCACCACGGCCAGCGGGGTGGTGAGCAAGCAGGGAACCAGCATGGCCGCACCTCATGTGGCCGGCGCGATCGCGCTGTTGCTATCCAAATTGGAAGGCTCCAATCCGGGCGTTTGGTTGAACGCCAATCAAATCCGCGCCGCTCTGTCCCAGTCGTCGCGGGGATTCAACGGGCATTGGAATTCCGCCCGCGGTTGGGGAATGCTCGACACCGACAGCCTACTAAGTCTATTTGACGACTGA
- a CDS encoding DNA/RNA non-specific endonuclease, protein MDNTIVHPSCAHLAHLVDLFVFKGAPANKDPDRQVQILVNHGYVVGFCPDRRQPLWSAYRVAGTKRDIDFDRPHLYYADKRLDQDVRLSSATFGRKDGIGYHVGHMTPNHVINRQFGRLAQMETFLMSNMSPQRGTLNTGVWLRLEDKIRNIEDTSGKDHIWAIAGPIFGPEPDSITRVDGISVPIPEAYFCITVDPFRYPWDRQSNVDVACFRIPQDADRATPLEHFLRDLEEIEEETNLEFFRGWDHSIGESVGAEGVDSPWLRHRLLRQI, encoded by the coding sequence ATGGATAACACTATTGTCCACCCCAGCTGTGCCCACCTCGCTCATCTGGTCGATCTGTTTGTGTTCAAAGGGGCTCCGGCGAACAAAGATCCCGATCGGCAGGTTCAGATTTTGGTGAATCATGGATATGTGGTGGGGTTCTGTCCCGATCGTCGCCAACCACTGTGGTCGGCGTATCGCGTTGCTGGCACGAAGCGGGATATCGATTTCGATCGCCCACACCTGTACTACGCTGACAAACGGCTGGACCAAGACGTGCGTCTTTCTTCGGCGACGTTCGGCAGGAAAGATGGCATCGGCTACCACGTTGGCCATATGACCCCGAACCACGTGATCAACCGGCAATTCGGTCGGTTGGCGCAGATGGAAACGTTCTTAATGTCGAACATGAGCCCTCAGCGAGGCACGTTGAATACCGGGGTCTGGTTGAGACTGGAGGACAAAATTCGCAATATCGAAGACACGTCGGGAAAAGATCATATCTGGGCGATCGCCGGACCTATCTTTGGGCCCGAACCGGATAGCATCACCCGCGTGGACGGGATTTCGGTTCCGATTCCTGAGGCGTATTTTTGCATCACGGTGGATCCGTTCCGCTATCCCTGGGATCGTCAAAGCAACGTCGATGTGGCCTGCTTTCGGATACCTCAAGACGCCGATCGAGCCACGCCGCTGGAACATTTTTTGAGAGACCTAGAGGAAATCGAGGAGGAGACAAACCTGGAATTCTTCCGTGGATGGGACCACAGCATCGGCGAGAGCGTCGGTGCCGAAGGCGTCGATTCCCCCTGGCTGCGGCATCGTTTGCTCCGCCAAATCTGA
- a CDS encoding sugar phosphate isomerase/epimerase family protein encodes MTYPRRQFLAHSAAALAALSSLRASSARAAAATGTRLKLGLVTYNWGKNWDLPMVIKNCEDTGFAGVELRSTHKHGVEITMDAKQRQAVRQRFENSDVELVGLGSACEYHAVDPKQLQKNIEETKQFVKLCQDVGGSGVKVRPNGLPKERPVEQTIEQIGKSLNEVGQFGADHGVQIRVEVHGKLTQQIPHMKSIMDVADHPNVVVCWNCNPADLQGPGLQHNYKLLQDRMGTVHIHDLRNNQYPWDELFPLLKQTDAEGFTGWTLLEDGRVPEDIVAAMKENTELWKKLAS; translated from the coding sequence ATGACCTACCCACGCCGCCAATTCCTTGCTCATTCGGCCGCCGCTTTGGCCGCCCTGTCCAGCCTTCGCGCCAGTTCCGCCCGCGCAGCCGCCGCCACGGGCACGCGGCTGAAACTGGGTTTAGTAACCTACAACTGGGGCAAGAACTGGGACCTGCCGATGGTGATCAAGAACTGCGAGGACACCGGGTTTGCCGGCGTGGAACTGCGGAGCACCCACAAACACGGTGTGGAGATCACCATGGACGCCAAGCAACGTCAGGCGGTTCGCCAACGCTTTGAAAACAGCGACGTGGAGCTGGTCGGCCTGGGCAGCGCCTGTGAATACCACGCCGTCGATCCCAAACAACTGCAGAAGAACATCGAAGAAACCAAACAGTTCGTCAAACTGTGCCAAGACGTCGGCGGCAGCGGCGTCAAAGTCCGTCCCAACGGCTTGCCTAAAGAACGCCCCGTAGAACAGACCATCGAACAGATCGGCAAGTCGCTGAACGAGGTCGGACAGTTCGGCGCCGACCACGGCGTGCAAATTCGCGTCGAGGTCCACGGCAAACTGACTCAGCAAATTCCGCACATGAAGTCGATCATGGATGTCGCCGATCATCCCAACGTGGTCGTCTGCTGGAACTGCAACCCCGCTGATTTGCAGGGCCCCGGCTTGCAGCACAACTACAAACTGCTGCAGGACCGAATGGGCACGGTGCACATCCATGACCTGCGAAACAATCAATACCCATGGGACGAACTGTTTCCGCTGCTGAAACAAACCGATGCGGAAGGCTTTACTGGCTGGACGCTGCTAGAAGACGGACGAGTGCCCGAGGACATCGTGGCGGCGATGAAAGAAAACACGGAGTTGTGGAAGAAGCTGGCGAGTTAG
- a CDS encoding DUF167 domain-containing protein — MDIVLNQDDILFYVRVAPKAKKPAVGGKHDGALKVAVSEPPDQGKANAAVVRAVAKRLGLRRADVEIVSGLTSRRKRVRLRNVNAAEVQTQLQQLADDA, encoded by the coding sequence GTGGATATCGTTCTAAACCAAGACGACATATTGTTTTATGTGAGAGTGGCTCCCAAGGCCAAGAAGCCCGCCGTGGGCGGGAAGCACGATGGAGCCCTAAAGGTGGCGGTGTCGGAGCCCCCGGATCAGGGGAAGGCCAACGCGGCGGTGGTGCGGGCCGTTGCCAAGCGGTTAGGGCTGCGACGAGCCGACGTGGAGATCGTCAGTGGTCTGACCTCGCGGCGAAAACGCGTGCGTCTGAGAAACGTCAACGCCGCCGAAGTCCAAACGCAATTGCAGCAGTTAGCCGACGACGCCTAA
- a CDS encoding DUF1559 domain-containing protein: MRKNRIGFTLVELLVVIAIIGVLVGLLLPAVQAAREAARRMQCTNNMKQLILAQHNYHDTFHTFPPGRLGPDGSNPPGTSNANFDAAARSGCSGMVMILPFMELQNLYDSGNLIQGNIFSQMAGWATPEALAAIAERPAVFACPSDIANDTTTEGGQTVGVSSYSLVGGTNGPSSYGTNVKYTNTEMFMYYNTYGMQQCVDGTSNTIFIGEVARGDNEDQGSVWAMGSRLRSNVRATRNPINTPPGLGTVLDLYGVQCNAAFSSLHPGGANFAIGDGSVRFIPETINLSTYRALSTRAGGEVITTP; encoded by the coding sequence ATGCGCAAAAATCGAATCGGCTTTACTCTGGTGGAACTATTGGTGGTGATCGCCATCATCGGCGTTCTGGTGGGGCTGCTGCTACCCGCCGTTCAGGCGGCCCGCGAAGCGGCTCGTCGGATGCAATGCACTAATAACATGAAACAGCTGATCCTGGCTCAGCACAATTATCACGACACCTTCCACACCTTTCCTCCCGGCCGTCTGGGTCCCGATGGCTCGAATCCTCCGGGCACTTCCAATGCCAACTTCGATGCGGCCGCTCGTTCGGGCTGCAGCGGGATGGTGATGATCCTGCCCTTCATGGAACTGCAAAACCTGTACGATTCGGGGAACCTGATCCAAGGTAATATTTTCAGCCAGATGGCCGGCTGGGCGACCCCCGAAGCGTTGGCGGCGATCGCCGAGCGGCCGGCCGTATTCGCTTGCCCTTCGGATATCGCTAATGACACGACGACCGAAGGCGGCCAGACCGTGGGCGTTTCCAGCTACTCGCTGGTCGGCGGCACCAACGGCCCGAGCAGCTACGGCACGAATGTGAAATACACCAACACGGAAATGTTCATGTATTACAACACCTACGGCATGCAGCAATGCGTCGACGGTACCAGTAATACGATCTTTATCGGCGAAGTGGCTCGCGGTGACAATGAAGACCAAGGCAGCGTGTGGGCTATGGGCAGTCGCTTGCGGAGCAATGTGCGGGCCACACGCAATCCGATCAACACCCCACCCGGCCTGGGCACGGTATTGGATCTGTATGGCGTGCAGTGCAACGCGGCGTTCAGCAGCTTGCATCCCGGCGGAGCCAACTTCGCCATCGGTGACGGCAGCGTCCGTTTTATCCCCGAAACGATTAACCTGTCGACCTACCGCGCCCTGTCAACGCGCGCCGGCGGCGAAGTCATCACCACTCCATAG